GTCCTATCGCGCCATAACTAACCATCAAAAAGCACGTCAGTTTGTTATGTTAGCTGTGAAAGGACTACCAGGCACTTGCTCTCCGGAAAATTTCACGGTAACATCATAGACGCCCGGATCCGTACAGACGTACTGCACCTTAGTGATGTTATCACCTCCCTTTGTAAAACTAATCTCAGCGCGACTGGGCCCCTTCACCGCCACACCAACGGCACCCGGACCGGCCTCTTTTACGTCGACATAGAATTCGACAGGCACATTCACTTTGCCTTCTTTTATGCCCGGTCCGTTCACAACTACCTTGTCGGGACGCCCGTACGATCCCTTGTGTTTGGGATTGCGATCGACTTTGCTCGTGAACGGCGAACCCGGCACTTCACGATCGCCCCAGAGAATGTGGAGAACGTAGTCGCCGGGCGCTTTGGGTAGAAATTGATAGTCGTAGCCCGTTTTGCCTCGCTCAGACGGACCAATGTCCGCCTGAGAGGGACCTTGTATGCTGAACGATAAGGGCCCATGACCTAAGGGGGaggaagacaaagaaacgattaGTGTCATAGATACTGTACTATGGCTAAACAAGCTAAGGTACCAAAACCTTCATGACAACGTAATAAGGTTAGCTAGAAGCGTCGATACACCTGACGAACGTGTCGTGCAAGAATTTGCTTTAGACAAACAATAACACACGATCCAGGACCGTTTTTCTCGCTTCGTATCAATAGACGCGGTAATGATACGAAGCATGAAAGTCTCGCTCCTCtcgttacgttacgttacgttacgcgcgcgcgtgcgcgcgcggAGTTATGGCTTCGAGGAGTAAGGTGCATTCCATACCCGCTTCCGACGTGTCGACGGAAAAGAAACACGGTTCCAAGGCGACGCCCGACTTCAAACCGGGCCCGGTCACCTTGCACTTCTCCGAATGACTGACCGGAACGAACGTCGGATCcttttcgacggcgacggcgaacggCGAACCGGGTATGTGTTTGCCGTCGCATTTGATCGTCAATTGATAGTCGCCTTCTTCCAACGGGACGTAGCTCACGTCGAAGCCGTCCGACGTGTGTTTGCTCTCGAGAGCGACTTTCGACGGACCCGATATGCCC
This sequence is a window from Oscarella lobularis chromosome 7, ooOscLobu1.1, whole genome shotgun sequence. Protein-coding genes within it:
- the LOC136188768 gene encoding filamin-B-like codes for the protein MSANDQPTPSGDGLSHGRTGQTSTFHLKMPPITDEKKGKLSMGISGPSKVALESKHTSDGFDVSYVPLEEGDYQLTIKCDGKHIPGSPFAVAVEKDPTFVPVSHSEKCKVTGPGLKSGVALEPCFFSVDTSEAGHGPLSFSIQGPSQADIGPSERGKTGYDYQFLPKAPGDYVLHILWGDREVPGSPFTSKVDRNPKHKGSYGRPDKVVVNGPGIKEGKVNVPVEFYVDVKEAGPGAVGVAVKGPSRAEISFTKGGDNITKVQYVCTDPGVYDVTVKFSGEQVPGSPFTANITN